CATTGAGGCAAAACCGCAGCTTGGGTGATAAGCCCAATTGAATACGTGGACGGATTTGGACCGCTTGCCACCACGTTAAAAAAGGCTAAGTGGGCGCAATTGGTGCAAACTTGTACCGATGCCCTCCGGTCCAGTTGTGGAACTCCTTTTTTACCGGAGAAGGTTTGAATGTCTCTTTCCGAATATCTTTTTACCAGTGAGTCGGTTTCCGAGGGTCACCCGGACAAGGTCTGTGACCGCATTTCCGATTCCATCGTTGATGCGTTTCTGGCCGCCGATGAAGATTCTCGCGTTGCCGTTGAGACTCTGGCAACCACCAATCGTGTGGTTCTGGCTGGCGAAGTTCGCGGTCCTGAGAGCGTTTCCAAGGAAGTCATGATCGAAAAGGCACGTGAAGCTATCCGTGCCATCGGTTATGAGCAGGAAGGCTTCCACTGGAAAACGGCCGAAATCGAGTGCCACGTCCACGAGCAGTCTGCTGATATTGCCCAAGGTGTCGACTCCGCTGGTGAAAAAGACCTCGGTGCGGGTGATCAGGGCATTATGTTCGGTTATGCCTGCAACGAGACGGACGAGCTGATGCCAGCTCCGATCCAGTTCTCGCATCGTATCCTGCGCAAAATGGCCGAAGACCGCCATTCTGGAAAATCAGCCGAGTTCGGTCCAGATGCAAAAAGCCAGGTTACCTTGCGCTATGTAGATGGCAAGCCAGTTGGGGCGACGTCGGTTGTTGTTTCGACCCAGCACGCAGATGACCTTAATCAGGCCGATGTGCGCTCGCTTGTCATGCCCTATATCCAGAACATTCTGCCGGAAGGCTGGATGCCAGCCGAAGACGAGATTTACATCAACCCGACGGGTCGTTTTGTTATTGGTGGCCCTGATGGCGACGCCGGTCTGACCGGTCGTAAAATCATCGTTGATACCTATGGTGGCGCTGCACCGCATGGCGGTGGTGCGTTCTCGGGCAAAGATCCGACCAAGGTTGACCGCTCGGCTGCTTATGCTGCGCGTTATCTTGCGAAAAACGTTGTTGCCGCTGGTCTTGCTGAACGTTGCACCATTCAGGTTGCTTATGCGATCGGTATTTCCAAGCCGCTGGCTCTTTATGTGAATAACCATGGCACCGGTAATGTGGATGAAATCAAGCTGGGCAGTGTGCTGCGTCAGTTGATGGATCTCAGCCCACGTGGCATTCGCGAACATCTTTCGCTGTGTCGTCCGATTTACACCCCGACTTCTGCGTACGGTCATTTTGGTCGTCAGCCGCAGGAAGATGGTCACTTCTCTTGGGAACGTACCGATCTGGTGGGTGATCTTAAGTCGGCATTCGGTGCCTGATTGGCTGAAAAGCCAACGCGCGATTTGCCAAAATCGTGTGGCATGATATGAGGCGGGCGGCCCCGATACAGTTCCGGGGCCGCCCGTTTGATTTTGAACCCCTTTTCGAACCCGTCCTGACAGATAAGACAATGCGCAACAGCAACCGCCCGCTACCAACTCCGGATCGTCCAAATTTTTATGGCCGTCGTGGCAGCCGTCCTCTTAAGGATTCGCGCCGGGCGCTGGTCGACGAACTGTTGCCGAAAATCGGGATTACCTATCCCGATCAGGCTGATGTCGATCCGAATAGCTATTTCGCGGAGAAACCGGAACAGCTTTGGCTCGAGATCGGCTTTGGCGGGGGGGAACATCTGGCGGGCCAGGCTCAGGCCAACCCGCAGACGGGGATTATCGGGGCTGAACCGTTTATGGACGGGGTTGGCAGCCTGTTACGCCATATCGATGAGCGCGGACTGACCAATGTTCGGGTCATTGCGGACGATTCCCGACCACTGCTTTATAAGCTGGTTGATGCCTGCTTTGATCGC
The Thalassospira xiamenensis M-5 = DSM 17429 DNA segment above includes these coding regions:
- the metK gene encoding methionine adenosyltransferase, with product MSLSEYLFTSESVSEGHPDKVCDRISDSIVDAFLAADEDSRVAVETLATTNRVVLAGEVRGPESVSKEVMIEKAREAIRAIGYEQEGFHWKTAEIECHVHEQSADIAQGVDSAGEKDLGAGDQGIMFGYACNETDELMPAPIQFSHRILRKMAEDRHSGKSAEFGPDAKSQVTLRYVDGKPVGATSVVVSTQHADDLNQADVRSLVMPYIQNILPEGWMPAEDEIYINPTGRFVIGGPDGDAGLTGRKIIVDTYGGAAPHGGGAFSGKDPTKVDRSAAYAARYLAKNVVAAGLAERCTIQVAYAIGISKPLALYVNNHGTGNVDEIKLGSVLRQLMDLSPRGIREHLSLCRPIYTPTSAYGHFGRQPQEDGHFSWERTDLVGDLKSAFGA
- the trmB gene encoding tRNA (guanosine(46)-N7)-methyltransferase TrmB — protein: MRNSNRPLPTPDRPNFYGRRGSRPLKDSRRALVDELLPKIGITYPDQADVDPNSYFAEKPEQLWLEIGFGGGEHLAGQAQANPQTGIIGAEPFMDGVGSLLRHIDERGLTNVRVIADDSRPLLYKLVDACFDRAFLLFPDPWPKKRHAERRFIGPKNLALLARLLKDGAEFRVASDDMQYISWTLQHMHNHPDFEWLAESPEDWRNPPVDWVKTRYEQKALRQGKKCNYLRFRRKKRS